In Vibrio sp. FE10, the following are encoded in one genomic region:
- a CDS encoding Bcr/CflA family multidrug efflux MFS transporter, which produces MQTSTSQTPSSQSQTPQLGWMLFLVLGAIGALTPLAIDMYLPAMPTIAKDLGVTAGEVQITLTAYTAGFALGQLLHGPLADSYGRKPVLLIGVFFFALASVVSATTHGIEALTLVRTAQGFAGAAAAVIIQAVVRDMFDREDFARTMSFVTLVMTVAPLIAPMIGGYLALWFGWRSIFWVLAIFAVIVILAVIIKIPETLPVENRQLLRFKTTIRNYARLCKNSTAMGLIFSGAFSFSGMFAFLTAGSFVYIDIYGVRPDLFGYLFGLNIVAMILMTTINGRIVKKVGSHTMLRAALVIQLLAGLGLLVGWALDLGLWGIVPFVMLFIGTISTIGSNSMGLLLSGYPNMAGTASSLAGTLRFGTGSVVGAIVAMLPSDSAGSMAMVMAACAVMSALLYWTLGKKA; this is translated from the coding sequence ATGCAAACGTCTACCTCACAGACCCCAAGCTCACAATCACAAACTCCTCAGTTAGGTTGGATGCTATTTTTGGTTCTGGGCGCTATTGGTGCTTTAACACCACTCGCCATCGATATGTACCTACCTGCAATGCCAACGATCGCCAAAGATCTTGGTGTGACAGCAGGGGAAGTGCAAATCACACTTACCGCGTACACCGCAGGCTTCGCTTTGGGTCAGTTGTTACATGGCCCGTTAGCCGACAGTTATGGTCGAAAGCCCGTTCTACTGATTGGTGTATTCTTCTTTGCGCTAGCGTCTGTCGTGAGTGCGACGACTCATGGCATTGAAGCGCTAACGTTAGTTCGTACCGCTCAAGGTTTTGCAGGTGCGGCGGCGGCGGTCATTATTCAAGCGGTTGTGCGTGATATGTTCGACCGTGAAGATTTCGCGAGAACCATGTCGTTCGTTACCTTAGTGATGACGGTTGCGCCACTTATCGCGCCGATGATTGGCGGCTATTTGGCATTGTGGTTCGGTTGGCGTTCAATCTTTTGGGTGTTGGCTATTTTTGCGGTGATCGTGATTCTCGCGGTGATAATCAAAATCCCTGAGACTCTGCCTGTTGAAAATCGTCAACTATTGCGCTTTAAAACCACGATTCGTAATTACGCTCGTTTATGTAAAAACTCGACCGCTATGGGCCTAATTTTCTCGGGTGCGTTCTCGTTCTCTGGGATGTTTGCATTCTTAACCGCAGGCTCTTTTGTCTACATTGATATCTATGGCGTACGTCCTGACTTGTTCGGTTATCTGTTTGGCCTAAACATCGTAGCGATGATCCTGATGACAACCATCAATGGTCGAATCGTTAAGAAGGTCGGTTCTCATACGATGTTGAGAGCGGCGTTGGTTATTCAATTACTGGCTGGGTTAGGCTTGCTCGTCGGTTGGGCGTTGGATTTAGGACTTTGGGGAATTGTGCCATTTGTGATGCTATTTATTGGCACCATTTCTACTATCGGCAGTAACTCTATGGGTCTACTGCTAAGTGGTTATCCAAACATGGCAGGTACGGCTTCATCGCTTGCGGGAACATTAAGATTTGGTACTGGTTCTGTCGTTGGGGCTATCGTTGCGATGCTGCCAAGTGACAGTGCTGGGTCTATGGCTATGGTAATGGCTGCGTGTGCAGTAATGTCAGCATTACTATATTGGACATTAGGAAAGAAGGCATAA
- a CDS encoding DUF2913 family protein, producing MSKYYIEIQKLVNDALGELYALHKAGKAIDAPIANNLYLVRWVTKAIKAQSYDRVIVPDLVRWQKQGRSKGNNSDLTFTFKRISAFYGKFFPEGEEPKALKDSDVEAFMDKMYEMGWSVSSEDELTTGGKIQFFTDGEHSFALCGKQCDDSFDGELMVKPMNWFVRGNHAEFIQAAMEAGFMLHKVTDYKSAVKYHGEYIVYPANQGNQLAEIPISVVG from the coding sequence ATGTCAAAATACTATATTGAAATTCAGAAGTTAGTGAATGATGCATTGGGTGAGCTTTACGCTCTACACAAAGCAGGCAAAGCGATTGATGCGCCTATTGCGAACAACCTTTATTTGGTTCGTTGGGTGACGAAAGCGATTAAGGCTCAGTCTTATGATCGTGTGATTGTTCCTGATTTGGTGCGTTGGCAGAAGCAGGGTCGTTCAAAAGGCAACAACTCTGATTTAACCTTTACCTTCAAACGTATTTCTGCGTTTTACGGTAAATTCTTCCCTGAAGGCGAAGAACCAAAAGCGTTGAAAGACAGCGACGTTGAAGCCTTTATGGACAAGATGTACGAGATGGGTTGGAGCGTATCGAGTGAAGATGAGCTGACGACTGGCGGCAAAATTCAGTTCTTCACTGATGGTGAGCACTCTTTTGCACTTTGTGGCAAACAGTGTGATGACTCGTTCGACGGTGAGCTAATGGTTAAGCCAATGAACTGGTTTGTTCGTGGTAACCACGCTGAGTTTATTCAAGCAGCGATGGAAGCAGGTTTCATGCTTCACAAAGTCACTGACTACAAGTCAGCGGTGAAGTACCACGGTGAATACATCGTGTATCCTGCTAACCAAGGCAACCAACTTGCAGAGATCCCAATTAGCGTTGTCGGCTAG